In a genomic window of Pseudomonas putida:
- a CDS encoding metal-dependent hydrolase, whose product MKVRLPNFDFSSIRPHWAPVHEFAQSYNAFSTVPAHIEPFLVKVMMRVKDALGESHPKLRESIEIFNKQEVQHCKQHVAFNKMLYKSGYEGMQALEKPYKEDYQRFLDTKSLRFNVAYCEGFEAMGSSAGQVFFEELNEYLEGADQEAVDLWKWHLAEEFEHREVCFQAYKALYGNGLFAWLYRVWAFGYAVKHIGSHTARVAAYLTDKDREGMTEEQRSASIERQKLLKAKISKASKKRLVKVLSPFYNPAKMIPSPGMAELLARFS is encoded by the coding sequence ATGAAAGTCCGTCTACCCAACTTCGATTTTTCCAGTATTCGACCCCATTGGGCACCGGTCCATGAATTTGCCCAGAGCTACAATGCGTTTTCCACGGTACCTGCACATATCGAACCGTTTCTGGTCAAAGTCATGATGCGCGTCAAGGATGCCCTTGGCGAAAGCCATCCTAAGTTGCGCGAGAGCATCGAGATTTTCAACAAGCAGGAAGTGCAGCACTGCAAGCAGCACGTGGCTTTCAACAAGATGCTCTACAAGTCAGGTTACGAAGGCATGCAGGCCCTGGAGAAACCTTACAAGGAGGATTACCAGCGTTTCCTCGACACAAAATCACTGCGCTTCAATGTCGCCTATTGCGAAGGTTTCGAGGCCATGGGTTCGTCGGCCGGACAGGTCTTTTTCGAAGAACTGAACGAGTACCTCGAAGGCGCCGACCAAGAGGCGGTGGACTTGTGGAAATGGCACCTGGCAGAAGAGTTCGAACACCGGGAAGTGTGCTTCCAGGCCTATAAGGCGCTGTATGGCAATGGCCTGTTCGCCTGGCTGTATCGAGTCTGGGCCTTCGGCTATGCGGTCAAGCACATTGGTTCGCACACCGCGCGAGTGGCGGCTTACTTGACTGACAAAGATCGCGAAGGCATGACCGAGGAACAACGCTCGGCATCCATCGAGCGCCAGAAGCTGCTGAAGGCGAAAATTTCCAAGGCCAGCAAGAAGCGCTTGGTCAAGGTGCTGTCGCCGTTCTACAACCCGGCAAAAATGATTCCATCCCCGGGCATGGCTGAATTGCTCGCGCGTTTTTCCTAA
- a CDS encoding epoxide hydrolase family protein, with translation MKAFEVQWTDAEITRVMRKVEDCRLPPAPAGSGWTLGCDSEFLHRLQRHWLESFNWQACQDRLNRYPQFIAEIDGLDVHFVHVKGEAEGRRPLLLTHGWPGSHLEFWDVIEPLAFPSRHGGTADQAFDLVIPSLPGFGFSGKPPGVFSQRQTANLWNKLMTEVLGYPRYLAQGGDWGSIVTSWLGLDHGKHVEAIHLNMLGFRSLTPPRDDAELNWQRQAEAAQRAYSGYAAVQMSKPQSIAWAAADNPMGQAAWILERFHDWADLRQRSFEQVFDLDTLLSNIVLYVMTGSFTSALWYYPGVVKDGFTLLPAGVRCETPTTFAEYSGDALTPVAPRSRIELVYNLADMTSLPEGGHFAAMEVPKDFVEDIRRWGASVVARR, from the coding sequence ATGAAAGCCTTCGAAGTGCAATGGACCGATGCCGAAATCACGAGGGTGATGCGCAAGGTCGAGGATTGTAGATTACCCCCGGCGCCTGCCGGTAGCGGCTGGACGCTGGGCTGTGACAGTGAGTTTTTGCATCGACTGCAACGCCACTGGCTTGAATCGTTCAACTGGCAGGCCTGCCAGGACCGGCTCAATCGTTACCCACAATTCATCGCCGAGATCGACGGCCTGGACGTGCATTTCGTCCATGTCAAAGGCGAAGCCGAAGGGCGTCGGCCATTGCTGTTGACCCATGGCTGGCCGGGCTCGCACCTGGAATTCTGGGACGTCATTGAGCCGCTGGCGTTCCCGTCACGCCATGGCGGCACTGCCGACCAGGCCTTCGACCTGGTTATCCCAAGCCTGCCGGGCTTCGGTTTCAGCGGCAAACCACCTGGCGTCTTCAGTCAGCGTCAGACGGCGAACCTGTGGAACAAACTGATGACTGAGGTACTGGGCTACCCGCGCTATCTGGCTCAAGGCGGCGATTGGGGCTCCATCGTCACATCCTGGCTTGGCCTGGACCATGGCAAGCATGTCGAAGCGATTCATCTGAACATGCTGGGCTTTCGCTCGCTGACACCACCGCGAGACGACGCTGAGCTCAATTGGCAGCGCCAGGCCGAAGCCGCCCAGCGGGCCTACAGCGGTTATGCAGCAGTACAGATGAGCAAGCCACAGTCGATTGCCTGGGCCGCCGCGGACAATCCAATGGGCCAGGCAGCCTGGATACTGGAGCGCTTTCATGACTGGGCGGATTTGCGTCAGCGCAGCTTCGAACAGGTCTTCGACCTGGACACTCTGCTGAGCAACATCGTGCTGTATGTGATGACCGGCAGCTTCACCAGTGCGCTCTGGTATTACCCCGGCGTGGTCAAGGATGGTTTCACGCTACTGCCTGCTGGTGTTCGCTGTGAAACCCCGACGACGTTCGCCGAGTACTCGGGTGACGCGCTGACGCCTGTGGCGCCACGCAGCCGGATCGAGTTGGTCTACAACCTGGCTGACATGACGTCATTGCCTGAAGGCGGGCATTTTGCGGCGATGGAGGTACCCAAGGATTTCGTCGAAGATATCCGCCGCTGGGGCGCATCCGTGGTGGCCCGCCGTTAG
- a CDS encoding enoyl-CoA hydratase-related protein has translation MSTTVTGTPMQHVHTEIRDRVAVVTLDRAPVNALDSVAIRELTATFNALARSTEASVIVLTAPGDRLFCAGIDLNDSARRHARTPAEGDTTLDLLDPGAVVRECFWSILDCPLPVIAAVNGKAIGAGLVLVACCDLIIASENATFSVPEIKVGVLGGARHLQRLVGPFKTRKMFFTGEAVPAQEFYRLGAVEEVVAPEKLMDAALGLAASIARNSPIGLRLGKESLTRVEDLGLKEGYRIEQDYTGRVTRYNDSTEARRAQMEKRDPNWTWS, from the coding sequence ATGAGCACGACTGTCACAGGCACGCCAATGCAGCATGTGCACACCGAAATCCGAGATCGGGTCGCTGTCGTGACCCTTGACCGTGCACCGGTCAATGCGCTCGATTCGGTAGCCATCCGTGAGCTGACCGCCACTTTCAATGCCTTGGCACGGTCCACCGAAGCCAGTGTGATTGTGTTGACTGCACCCGGCGACCGGCTGTTTTGTGCCGGGATCGACCTCAATGACTCAGCACGGCGGCATGCCCGAACACCCGCCGAAGGCGACACCACCCTTGATTTGCTCGATCCGGGAGCGGTCGTACGCGAATGCTTCTGGTCCATTCTCGATTGTCCGCTGCCGGTCATCGCGGCGGTCAATGGCAAGGCCATTGGTGCCGGGTTGGTGCTGGTGGCGTGCTGCGATCTGATTATCGCGTCAGAGAACGCCACCTTCTCCGTTCCGGAAATCAAGGTCGGAGTGCTCGGTGGTGCACGGCACCTCCAACGGCTGGTCGGGCCGTTCAAGACGCGCAAGATGTTTTTCACGGGCGAGGCGGTTCCGGCACAAGAGTTCTATCGATTGGGTGCTGTCGAGGAGGTCGTCGCACCGGAGAAATTGATGGACGCAGCCCTGGGCCTGGCCGCCAGTATCGCTCGCAACAGTCCAATCGGCTTGCGTCTGGGCAAGGAATCGCTGACACGGGTCGAGGACCTGGGGCTCAAGGAAGGTTATCGTATCGAGCAGGATTACACGGGCCGGGTGACGCGCTACAACGATTCCACCGAAGCGCGCCGTGCCCAAATGGAAAAGCGCGATCCCAACTGGACCTGGAGCTGA
- a CDS encoding thiolase, which produces MERFPRGQVAIVGAATYGMGESPGMRSLDLAAKAAVLALKDANVSLQEVDALFVCTPDDALSGLSAAEYLGIQPRFTENNRTGGSAFHSHVIAATLMLESGYCDTALIIYGSNQRTASGGLVSMRLPSPYEKPYKPLTPLSSYALAAARHMHQYGTTREHLAEVAVAARKWAQLNPDAFVRDELTIEDCLKARMVSDPLSVRDCCLVTDGAAAIVLTRSDRARDLQARPVYLLGGAAATWYSGVDQSQDLTVTAARESGQRAYALAGVTPADIDVVQLYDAFTINTLLFLEDLGFCPKGEGGHFVSGGNIAPGGSLPVNTNGGGLSCCHPGMYGLFTIVESCMQLRGEAGQRQVANARLALAHANGGTLSSQATLILGTAETL; this is translated from the coding sequence ATGGAGCGTTTTCCTCGAGGGCAGGTGGCAATCGTCGGCGCTGCCACCTACGGCATGGGCGAGTCTCCGGGCATGCGATCGCTGGACCTGGCAGCCAAGGCCGCCGTCCTGGCACTCAAGGATGCCAACGTCAGCCTGCAGGAGGTCGATGCACTGTTCGTCTGCACACCAGATGACGCATTGTCAGGTTTGAGCGCGGCGGAATACCTCGGCATCCAGCCACGCTTTACAGAAAACAACCGCACCGGGGGCTCGGCCTTTCATTCCCATGTGATCGCCGCCACCCTGATGCTCGAAAGCGGTTATTGCGACACGGCATTGATCATTTACGGCAGTAACCAACGCACGGCGTCTGGCGGGCTCGTTTCAATGCGCTTGCCTTCACCTTACGAGAAGCCATACAAGCCGCTGACGCCGCTTTCGTCCTATGCACTGGCTGCCGCGCGCCACATGCACCAGTACGGCACGACCCGTGAGCATCTGGCCGAGGTCGCCGTGGCGGCGCGCAAGTGGGCCCAACTCAACCCGGATGCGTTTGTCAGGGATGAATTGACCATCGAAGACTGCTTGAAAGCGCGGATGGTTTCCGATCCGTTGAGCGTGCGTGACTGCTGCCTGGTTACCGACGGTGCGGCGGCGATTGTGCTGACTCGCTCCGACCGCGCCCGTGACCTGCAGGCGCGTCCGGTGTACCTGCTCGGTGGTGCAGCGGCGACCTGGTATTCGGGTGTCGACCAGTCGCAGGACCTTACCGTGACGGCTGCGCGTGAATCGGGCCAGCGTGCCTACGCACTGGCCGGTGTCACCCCGGCGGATATCGACGTGGTGCAGCTGTATGACGCCTTCACCATCAATACCCTGCTGTTTCTCGAAGACCTCGGGTTTTGCCCGAAAGGCGAGGGCGGTCACTTCGTGTCGGGTGGCAACATCGCCCCGGGTGGTTCATTGCCGGTCAACACCAATGGCGGTGGTTTGTCGTGCTGCCATCCTGGCATGTACGGGTTGTTCACCATTGTCGAATCCTGCATGCAGCTACGGGGTGAGGCTGGCCAGCGTCAGGTCGCCAATGCCCGTTTGGCGCTGGCACACGCCAACGGCGGCACGCTTTCCAGCCAAGCCACGTTGATCCTCGGCACAGCTGAAACTCTTTGA
- a CDS encoding alpha/beta fold hydrolase produces the protein MSETPQHQTNESTGRPAWFEWALDNPGRSHVIEANGSRLHLLSWNFEARDKPVVLFVHGFRGHAHWWDFIAPFFADQYRVIALDLSGMGDSAHRASYGPHTLAEDVIAVAEWLDTPRLIAIGHSYGGSRVLRACADRPELFERLIIIDSYVVFSDQEAVKEPAKIRGDREYPDIETAVARFRLLPQQPDAMPCLVEHVARHSVRATATGVRWKFDANLPPGGAREADGEQLLSRIKRPVAYVFGERSVVVSPAMAHRIVNHLTDARGPIAIPDGHHHLMFDQPIALISTLRALLA, from the coding sequence ATGAGCGAAACCCCACAGCATCAAACCAATGAATCCACGGGGCGCCCCGCCTGGTTTGAGTGGGCGTTGGACAATCCGGGGCGCTCACATGTCATAGAAGCCAACGGGAGCCGCCTGCACCTGCTGTCCTGGAACTTCGAAGCGCGCGACAAGCCCGTGGTGCTGTTCGTTCACGGCTTTCGTGGGCACGCGCACTGGTGGGATTTCATTGCCCCCTTCTTCGCCGACCAATACCGGGTCATCGCCCTGGACCTGTCAGGGATGGGCGACAGCGCCCACCGGGCCAGCTACGGCCCACATACCTTGGCCGAAGATGTCATTGCCGTCGCCGAGTGGCTGGACACGCCGCGCTTGATTGCAATCGGCCACAGCTACGGTGGCTCCCGCGTGCTACGCGCCTGTGCCGATCGTCCGGAGCTGTTCGAGCGACTGATCATCATTGACAGCTACGTGGTGTTTTCCGATCAGGAAGCGGTCAAGGAGCCCGCGAAGATTCGCGGTGACCGTGAATACCCGGACATTGAAACCGCCGTTGCACGTTTCCGGCTGCTACCGCAGCAGCCCGACGCAATGCCCTGCCTGGTCGAACATGTGGCCAGGCATTCAGTGCGCGCGACGGCCACCGGCGTGCGCTGGAAGTTCGACGCCAATCTGCCACCCGGTGGCGCACGCGAAGCCGACGGCGAGCAGCTCTTGTCCAGGATCAAGCGTCCCGTCGCGTACGTGTTCGGTGAACGCAGTGTCGTCGTTTCCCCAGCCATGGCTCACCGCATCGTCAACCACCTCACGGATGCCCGCGGCCCCATCGCCATACCCGACGGGCACCACCACTTGATGTTCGACCAGCCCATCGCATTGATCAGCACGCTGCGCGCGCTGCTTGCCTAA
- a CDS encoding MaoC/PaaZ C-terminal domain-containing protein: MAIDYHKLLDLQIPDTQQSYTHKDSILYALSLGYGSDPLDAHQLPLVYEAELRAVPTMGVVLAHPGYWPRTLDTGLDWVRIVHAEQGLVLHKPLPAQARVIGKSRVADIIDKGADKGALITYERRILEADSGEPLCTISQTMLARGDGGFGGPQRSAPAPHTVPERAPEHIIDLVTAENMALLYRLNGDWNPLHADPQVAAKAGFQKPILHGLATWGLAGRAIMQAVCAFDGRQIGSIFGRFTAPAYPGETFRTEIWVDGPVISFRVRSIERDVVVINNGRAELRG, encoded by the coding sequence ATGGCCATCGATTACCACAAGCTGCTGGATCTGCAGATCCCCGATACACAGCAGAGTTACACCCACAAGGACAGCATTCTTTACGCCCTGAGCCTGGGTTACGGCAGCGATCCGCTGGACGCCCATCAGCTGCCCCTGGTGTATGAGGCCGAGTTGCGAGCAGTACCCACAATGGGCGTGGTGCTCGCACACCCCGGCTATTGGCCGCGCACCCTGGACACAGGGCTTGATTGGGTGCGCATCGTGCATGCTGAGCAAGGCCTGGTCTTGCACAAACCATTGCCCGCTCAAGCCCGGGTTATCGGCAAATCCCGGGTCGCCGACATCATCGACAAGGGTGCGGACAAGGGCGCGCTGATCACCTACGAGCGACGCATTCTGGAGGCCGACAGTGGCGAGCCGCTGTGCACCATCAGCCAGACCATGCTGGCACGCGGCGACGGCGGTTTCGGTGGTCCGCAACGCAGTGCCCCAGCGCCCCACACCGTGCCTGAGCGTGCCCCCGAACACATCATCGATCTGGTGACGGCCGAAAACATGGCGCTGCTTTATCGCTTGAATGGCGACTGGAACCCTTTGCACGCCGATCCACAGGTGGCCGCCAAAGCCGGTTTTCAAAAGCCGATTTTGCATGGACTGGCGACCTGGGGTCTGGCGGGGCGCGCGATCATGCAAGCGGTGTGTGCATTCGATGGTCGCCAGATTGGGTCCATCTTCGGGCGCTTCACCGCCCCGGCCTACCCCGGTGAAACCTTCCGCACGGAGATCTGGGTCGATGGCCCGGTCATCTCCTTCCGGGTTCGCAGCATTGAACGCGATGTAGTGGTCATCAATAACGGTCGAGCCGAACTCAGAGGCTGA
- a CDS encoding SDR family NAD(P)-dependent oxidoreductase, with protein MTPNDIRLDGKVALITAGANGIGAGIAVNLARFGARVAIADIDRASGEQLVQTIEKEGGRALFLETDVNHTEQVTAAVARTAEHFGRLDILVNNAGGVRNSSFLEQSERSWRRHIDFNFISMLTATQAAAKVMVEAGQGGTIINIASSEGLRAAPGFAVYAACKAGMISFSRSMALELSGHGIRVHALAPDMIMTEGLRPYMEAGGEAGKAARDRYIPLGRTGSTDELAGVVVFLVSNMASYVTGLTVPVDGGAIASSGWTRSPTTGEWNLYHA; from the coding sequence ATGACACCCAATGACATTCGCCTGGACGGTAAAGTCGCCCTGATTACCGCTGGCGCCAATGGTATCGGCGCCGGCATTGCCGTGAACCTGGCCCGCTTCGGCGCCCGCGTGGCCATCGCCGATATCGACCGCGCGAGCGGCGAGCAGTTGGTGCAAACCATCGAGAAAGAAGGCGGCCGGGCGCTGTTCCTGGAAACCGACGTCAACCACACGGAGCAGGTCACTGCCGCCGTGGCACGAACCGCCGAGCATTTCGGCCGCCTCGATATTTTGGTCAATAACGCCGGTGGCGTGCGCAATAGCAGTTTTCTGGAGCAAAGCGAGCGAAGCTGGCGGCGTCATATCGACTTCAATTTCATCAGCATGCTGACAGCCACCCAAGCAGCCGCGAAGGTGATGGTGGAAGCCGGCCAGGGCGGCACCATTATCAATATCGCCAGCAGCGAAGGCTTGCGCGCGGCGCCGGGGTTTGCCGTGTACGCCGCTTGCAAGGCCGGCATGATCAGTTTCAGCCGTTCGATGGCATTGGAGCTTTCCGGGCATGGCATTCGCGTGCATGCATTGGCGCCGGACATGATCATGACCGAGGGTCTGAGGCCCTATATGGAGGCCGGCGGCGAAGCAGGCAAAGCCGCCCGCGATCGTTACATCCCGCTTGGGCGCACCGGATCGACCGATGAGTTGGCTGGCGTTGTGGTGTTTCTGGTGTCGAACATGGCGTCCTATGTCACCGGCTTGACCGTGCCGGTGGATGGCGGTGCCATCGCCTCCAGTGGCTGGACCCGGTCGCCCACCACCGGCGAATGGAACCTCTACCACGCTTGA
- a CDS encoding thiolase family protein yields MTTAPERQAIISGIGQSAVGRRLGRSGLDLTLEAILAALEDAGLDRKDIDGVASWPGYRADMPAFSPVSIGQVKESLGLELGWYSAGNEATQMSALINACMAVGSGQARHVICFRTVTESSALATGVRSSSVGGEGRVSGFGEFQVPFQAASAANWVGLVASRYFHEFGATREQLAAVALNARRNAALNPKAVYREPLSMEQYLASRMVSTPLCLYDCDVPVDGSTVVIVSHRDTAPDLRSRPVNIESICGPFTGRDAWDQMGDLTRYCAEEAGRRLWQRTDYKPADVKVAALYDGFSFLSLLWLEGLGFCGRGEAAAFVEGGHRIALDGQLPMATHGGQLSAGRLHGLGHVHEAVVQLRGEGGARQVPGQPHLAVASNGGGPLAGAVLLSSE; encoded by the coding sequence ATGACCACGGCTCCAGAGCGCCAAGCGATCATCTCCGGCATCGGGCAATCGGCAGTGGGTCGCAGGCTGGGACGTAGTGGCCTGGACCTGACGCTGGAAGCCATATTGGCGGCCCTTGAGGATGCCGGCCTGGACCGCAAGGACATCGACGGTGTTGCCAGCTGGCCGGGCTACCGTGCCGATATGCCGGCTTTTTCCCCGGTGTCTATTGGTCAGGTCAAGGAATCGCTGGGGCTGGAGCTGGGTTGGTACAGTGCCGGTAACGAAGCGACGCAGATGAGCGCCTTGATCAATGCCTGCATGGCAGTCGGTTCGGGTCAGGCCAGGCACGTCATCTGTTTTCGCACCGTCACCGAATCCAGCGCGCTGGCCACGGGCGTGCGCTCAAGCTCCGTAGGAGGAGAAGGGCGTGTATCGGGCTTTGGCGAATTCCAGGTGCCGTTTCAGGCGGCGTCGGCGGCCAACTGGGTGGGGCTGGTTGCCAGCCGTTACTTCCATGAGTTTGGCGCGACCCGCGAGCAGCTGGCGGCGGTTGCGCTCAATGCCCGACGCAATGCGGCGCTTAATCCCAAGGCGGTCTATCGCGAGCCGCTGAGCATGGAGCAGTATCTGGCATCGCGCATGGTGTCGACGCCGCTTTGCCTGTACGACTGCGACGTGCCGGTGGATGGTTCGACGGTGGTGATCGTTTCTCACCGTGATACGGCGCCGGACTTGCGCTCGCGGCCGGTCAACATCGAATCAATCTGCGGCCCGTTCACCGGCCGTGACGCTTGGGATCAGATGGGCGATCTGACGCGCTATTGCGCCGAAGAGGCAGGTCGGCGGCTTTGGCAGCGTACCGACTACAAGCCTGCCGACGTGAAGGTTGCCGCGCTGTATGACGGCTTCAGTTTTCTCAGTCTGCTGTGGCTGGAGGGGCTGGGTTTCTGTGGGCGCGGTGAGGCGGCGGCGTTCGTCGAAGGCGGTCACCGTATTGCCTTGGACGGCCAGTTGCCAATGGCCACCCACGGCGGCCAACTGTCGGCCGGACGTCTTCATGGGCTCGGCCATGTGCATGAGGCCGTGGTCCAGTTGCGCGGCGAAGGCGGGGCCCGGCAAGTACCGGGTCAACCGCACCTGGCGGTGGCGAGTAATGGCGGCGGCCCATTGGCCGGGGCCGTGTTGTTGTCCAGCGAGTAA
- a CDS encoding AMP-binding protein → MAAREPGWSTDQLDTINAVLQRATEKYGDRQFMDFLGDTYSFADINQTACRLANGLSKLGVKKGQTVVTLLDNSADAVFIWFAINKLGAVSVPVNTALKGEFLRHQVGDAAANVVIAESDYADRVAAIADRLPELTTLVHRGAVPTVSIKQTLLAWNDLLSDDASEPDVQVMPHDLAMLIYTGGTTGPSKGCMVSHNYTCSLARQMLVITNRQEDTITWSPLPLFHLNAVATTVVANMMVGARIAIYPRFSVSNFWPQILRTGANDVQLLAAMMPMLAGAPDNESSLRCRGQVKAVWGAPFPEAVQQQWKERFGVTHTVCGGFGLTECSLPSILPFGTVGKPGSSGLRNTEDFDVRIVDDNDVELPPNTPGEIIVRPRKPNVMFDGYWKRPEDTLKVMRNMWFHTGDIGKFDEDDFFYFVDRKKDYLRRRGENISSFEVESAFLQHETVDEVAAHAVLSDLGEDELKVTITLKPGNALSEEELCRWAADQMPYYAVPRYIEYRSALPKSPLGRIYKFQLRDEGVTATTWDREKSGLKLAKR, encoded by the coding sequence ATGGCAGCACGTGAACCCGGCTGGAGCACTGACCAGCTAGACACCATCAACGCCGTCTTGCAGCGCGCTACCGAGAAATATGGTGACCGCCAGTTCATGGATTTTCTGGGCGACACCTACAGCTTTGCCGATATCAACCAGACCGCCTGTCGCCTGGCCAATGGCTTGAGCAAACTTGGGGTCAAGAAAGGCCAGACCGTGGTCACGCTGCTGGATAACTCCGCCGACGCTGTCTTTATCTGGTTTGCCATCAATAAACTCGGTGCCGTCAGTGTGCCGGTCAACACGGCACTCAAGGGTGAGTTCCTGCGTCATCAAGTGGGCGACGCCGCCGCCAACGTGGTCATCGCCGAAAGCGATTACGCCGATCGGGTCGCGGCCATTGCTGACAGGCTGCCTGAGCTCACCACCCTGGTTCACCGCGGTGCCGTACCGACCGTAAGCATCAAGCAGACACTGCTGGCCTGGAATGACCTGCTCAGCGACGACGCCAGCGAGCCGGACGTGCAGGTCATGCCCCATGACCTCGCCATGCTGATCTACACCGGCGGCACCACCGGCCCTTCCAAGGGTTGCATGGTCAGCCACAACTATACCTGCAGCCTGGCGCGTCAAATGCTGGTGATTACCAATCGCCAGGAAGACACCATTACCTGGTCGCCGCTGCCACTGTTCCACCTCAATGCGGTGGCCACCACGGTCGTTGCCAACATGATGGTCGGTGCCCGGATCGCCATTTACCCGCGCTTCTCGGTGTCCAATTTCTGGCCGCAGATCCTACGTACCGGCGCCAACGATGTGCAATTGCTCGCCGCGATGATGCCCATGCTGGCAGGCGCGCCGGACAACGAATCCAGCCTGCGCTGCCGCGGCCAGGTCAAGGCCGTCTGGGGGGCGCCGTTCCCAGAGGCTGTGCAGCAACAGTGGAAGGAACGATTCGGTGTCACCCACACCGTCTGCGGCGGCTTTGGTCTTACCGAGTGCTCGCTGCCGAGCATTCTGCCGTTCGGTACGGTTGGCAAGCCGGGCAGTTCCGGCCTGCGCAACACCGAAGACTTCGACGTGCGCATCGTTGACGACAACGATGTCGAGCTGCCGCCAAACACCCCAGGCGAGATCATTGTTCGCCCACGCAAGCCCAACGTCATGTTCGACGGCTACTGGAAGCGTCCGGAAGACACGCTCAAGGTCATGCGCAACATGTGGTTCCACACCGGCGATATCGGCAAGTTCGACGAGGATGACTTCTTCTATTTCGTCGATCGCAAGAAAGACTATCTGCGTCGTCGCGGCGAGAACATCTCCAGCTTCGAAGTGGAAAGTGCCTTCCTGCAGCACGAAACCGTTGATGAGGTCGCCGCGCACGCCGTGCTCTCAGACCTGGGCGAGGATGAATTGAAGGTCACCATTACCCTCAAGCCAGGCAACGCGCTCAGCGAGGAAGAGCTGTGCCGCTGGGCCGCCGACCAGATGCCCTACTACGCGGTGCCCCGCTACATCGAGTACCGCTCGGCGCTACCGAAAAGCCCGCTGGGACGCATCTACAAGTTCCAGCTGCGCGATGAAGGCGTGACGGCAACCACGTGGGACCGGGAAAAGTCCGGCCTGAAACTGGCCAAACGCTAA
- a CDS encoding alpha/beta fold hydrolase, whose protein sequence is MQPTPVWFTGGAGNRLAADVSGPEDGPPILLLHGGGQTRHSWSRAHRTLASAGYRVISLDARGHGQSDWIENGDYGPQSQVEDLLSVIDTLGAAPALVGASMGGVNSLLACASDPRLASCLILVDVTPRLELEGIEHIFQFMTGNADGFGSLAEAAQVVSAYNPHRKQTSDTRGLEKNLRLRDDGRWYWHWDPRFMAGDHRQKVARIAQRMQDAAGKINIPTLLVRGQQSDVVSPQGAQELQAMIPHMTFVDVEGAGHMVAGDKNDLFNAAIIEFLQRHYPAH, encoded by the coding sequence ATGCAACCTACACCTGTCTGGTTCACCGGCGGTGCCGGCAATCGCCTGGCCGCTGATGTTTCCGGACCGGAGGACGGCCCACCGATCTTGCTGTTGCACGGTGGTGGCCAGACCCGCCACTCCTGGTCACGGGCACATCGGACACTGGCCAGCGCGGGGTACCGGGTAATCTCCCTGGATGCCAGAGGACACGGGCAATCGGACTGGATCGAAAACGGCGACTACGGCCCGCAATCCCAAGTCGAGGATCTGCTTTCGGTCATCGACACCTTGGGAGCGGCGCCTGCGCTGGTGGGTGCGTCGATGGGCGGGGTCAACTCATTGCTCGCCTGTGCATCGGACCCGAGGCTGGCCTCGTGCCTGATTCTGGTCGATGTCACCCCGCGCCTGGAACTTGAAGGAATCGAACATATCTTCCAGTTCATGACCGGTAATGCCGATGGATTCGGCTCGCTGGCAGAGGCGGCTCAGGTCGTCAGTGCCTACAATCCTCATCGCAAGCAAACGAGCGATACCCGCGGGCTGGAGAAGAATCTCCGACTGCGTGATGACGGGCGTTGGTACTGGCACTGGGACCCGCGTTTCATGGCCGGAGATCATCGTCAGAAGGTTGCCCGCATAGCCCAACGGATGCAGGACGCCGCTGGCAAAATCAATATTCCAACCCTGCTGGTGCGCGGACAACAAAGCGATGTGGTCAGCCCTCAGGGCGCACAAGAATTGCAGGCGATGATTCCTCATATGACTTTCGTCGACGTGGAAGGCGCAGGTCATATGGTGGCTGGCGACAAGAACGACCTGTTCAATGCCGCCATTATCGAGTTCCTCCAACGCCACTACCCGGCACACTAG